The Armatimonadota bacterium genome has a window encoding:
- a CDS encoding RHS repeat-associated core domain-containing protein has protein sequence MSDGSTPPAILEAAVYDAYGNMLVSFREAPNFGFAGQYRYYADLTGLHYLKARYYDPGVGRFISRDPIGYRGGMNLYAYTDNQPVTRVDPAWLFANLLPWIPIYYCSKCIGIPTAAFLGCLAGGCLKTGTCIECFREIMCQYRDEFKDGCEDCFLTLIPFLPKGPRISIRFPPTEFPTIPPRAPP, from the coding sequence ATGAGTGATGGCAGTACACCACCAGCAATCCTCGAAGCAGCGGTCTACGATGCTTATGGAAACATGCTCGTCTCTTTCAGAGAAGCCCCAAACTTCGGTTTCGCCGGGCAATACAGGTACTATGCTGATTTGACAGGCTTACACTACCTGAAGGCAAGGTACTATGACCCAGGTGTTGGCCGCTTCATCTCTCGTGATCCAATCGGATACAGAGGAGGGATGAATCTCTACGCATATACCGATAACCAACCAGTGACAAGGGTAGATCCCGCCTGGCTTTTTGCGAATTTGCTGCCGTGGATTCCGATTTATTACTGCTCTAAATGTATTGGTATTCCCACTGCTGCCTTCCTTGGTTGCCTCGCTGGGGGATGTTTGAAAACAGGAACATGCATAGAATGCTTTCGCGAAATAATGTGTCAATATAGAGACGAGTTTAAGGACGGTTGTGAAGATTGCTTTCTCACTCTTATCCCGTTTCTACCTAAAGGACCGCGAATATCAATAAGGTTTCCTCCGACAGAATTCCCAACCATCCCGCCGCGGGCTCCGCCATAG
- a CDS encoding NifB/NifX family molybdenum-iron cluster-binding protein has product MKIAIPTANGLLCPHFGHTDEFTIVDVDPKNNEIVNTQTIPAPEHEPGLLPRWLHEMGVTVVIAGGMGVRAQSLFSQNGIRVCVGAPVALPADIVAAYLDGTLETGANPCDH; this is encoded by the coding sequence ATGAAGATCGCTATACCAACTGCAAATGGCCTTCTCTGTCCTCACTTTGGACATACCGATGAGTTCACAATTGTGGATGTTGACCCTAAAAACAACGAAATCGTCAACACACAAACGATTCCCGCGCCCGAGCATGAACCCGGACTGCTTCCGAGATGGCTGCACGAGATGGGAGTTACTGTTGTTATCGCTGGAGGAATGGGGGTCCGCGCCCAGAGCCTATTTTCACAGAATGGAATTCGGGTATGCGTGGGCGCTCCGGTTGCTCTTCCAGCTGACATAGTAGCCGCGTATCTCGATGGGACGCTGGAGACTGGAGCAAATCCTTGCGATCACTAG
- a CDS encoding PaaI family thioesterase — MRSLELPENAKQSNAEDSTSAADLHRNCFACGKRKDGLGLTFKVSDKDTVSAEWFCEARYQSYPGIAHGGIIATVLDSAMTNYLLIKGISAVTASLQVEYREPVKVGAMVTVKASLVRSRSPLFVLEAEIIQEERVKATASAKFMRVDTWPNMSHLY, encoded by the coding sequence TTGCGATCACTAGAACTGCCGGAGAATGCAAAACAATCAAACGCAGAAGACAGCACCAGCGCTGCCGACCTTCACCGCAACTGTTTCGCTTGCGGAAAACGCAAAGACGGCCTAGGCCTGACATTTAAGGTGAGCGACAAAGATACCGTTTCGGCCGAATGGTTCTGCGAAGCTCGATACCAGAGCTATCCAGGAATTGCACATGGCGGCATCATAGCTACTGTTCTCGATTCCGCCATGACGAACTACCTGCTGATAAAAGGCATATCGGCAGTAACGGCGAGCCTACAAGTTGAATATAGGGAACCTGTGAAGGTTGGTGCCATGGTGACGGTGAAAGCATCGTTGGTACGCTCTCGTTCGCCCTTATTCGTGCTCGAAGCCGAGATTATCCAAGAGGAACGGGTAAAAGCCACGGCGTCAGCCAAGTTCATGCGCGTGGATACATGGCCTAATATGAGCCATTTATATTAA
- a CDS encoding ATP-binding protein: MKELVVISGKGGTGKTSVVASFAALAENKVLADCDVDAADLHLVLSPKIVRREEFSGSKKASILADKCIGCGKCASVCRFDAISFDGPANDVVGKTYQIDPIACEGCGVCVYVCPVKAVNFFPSINGEWFISETRHGPMVHAKLGLAEENSGKLVTIIRKEAKRIAEENGQELIIIDGPPGIGCPVIASITDSSLVLIVTEPTLSGLHDMDRVADLAAYFKVPTMVCVNKSDLNPEMTAVIRERCTERNTSFLGEIRYDEAVTRAQIVCKSVVEYNNGPASSDIKSLWNAVKHKLE, translated from the coding sequence GTGAAAGAGCTTGTCGTGATAAGCGGAAAGGGCGGAACAGGTAAGACGAGTGTCGTCGCCTCGTTCGCCGCTCTTGCAGAAAACAAAGTGCTTGCCGACTGCGATGTGGATGCCGCCGACCTACATCTGGTGCTGTCCCCCAAAATCGTGCGGCGCGAGGAGTTCAGCGGCAGCAAGAAAGCGTCAATCCTAGCCGACAAATGCATAGGATGTGGAAAGTGCGCGTCTGTGTGCCGATTTGACGCTATTAGCTTCGACGGCCCTGCGAACGACGTCGTCGGCAAGACCTATCAGATTGATCCCATAGCTTGCGAAGGCTGTGGAGTCTGCGTCTACGTCTGCCCCGTCAAAGCTGTGAATTTCTTTCCAAGCATCAACGGAGAATGGTTCATCTCTGAAACTAGACACGGCCCAATGGTTCACGCAAAGCTTGGGCTCGCCGAGGAGAACTCCGGCAAGCTTGTTACAATAATAAGAAAAGAAGCAAAAAGAATCGCTGAAGAAAATGGTCAAGAACTTATCATCATTGATGGCCCGCCCGGCATTGGCTGTCCTGTCATAGCTTCGATCACCGACTCAAGCTTGGTACTCATAGTAACGGAGCCGACTCTATCTGGACTACACGACATGGACCGTGTTGCTGATTTGGCCGCCTATTTTAAGGTTCCAACAATGGTCTGCGTCAATAAAAGTGACCTCAATCCCGAAATGACTGCCGTGATACGCGAACGATGTACCGAACGGAACACAAGCTTCCTAGGTGAAATTCGCTATGACGAGGCAGTCACCCGGGCTCAGATAGTTTGTAAGAGCGTTGTCGAATATAACAACGGCCCTGCATCCAGCGATATCAAATCGCTGTGGAATGCTGTAAAGCACAAATTGGAATAA